One window of Lytechinus variegatus isolate NC3 chromosome 2, Lvar_3.0, whole genome shotgun sequence genomic DNA carries:
- the LOC121406821 gene encoding uncharacterized protein LOC121406821 → MINGAWRRLLQDVRVLRGADAASNHHLVLAVIQVKLRKSGASKVKQPRFDIDKLKDPRVKGAFLLELQNSFQVLADLEETQTEQDKINEEWQRVKTAYQKSSETCQGKKKRERKEWMTEDTWQTVVKRREAKKLYLSAKWDRLKETFKGKYQEANRLVKRKSRADKRAFMDNLASQAEEAAKAGEHGKV, encoded by the coding sequence ATGATAAATGGCGCGTGGAGAAGATTGCTCCAAGATGTTAGAGTCCTGAGGGGGGCAGATGCTGCTAGTAACCACCATCTTGTGCTGGCAGTAATACAAGTTAAGCTCAGAAAATCAGGTGCAAGTAAAGTTAAACAGCCAAGATTTGATATTGACAAACTAAAGGACCCCAGAGTCAAAGGTGCATTTCTACTAGAGCTTCAGAACAGTTTTCAGGTTCTAGCAGACCTTGAAGAAACTCAGACAGAACAGGACAAGATCAATGAAGAGTGGCAGAGGGTCAAAACAGCATACCAGAAGTCAAGTGAAACATGTcaagggaaaaaaaagagggagagaaaggagTGGATGACTGAAGACACATGGCAAACTGTAGTGAAACGTAGGGAAGCGAAAAAACTTTATTTGAGTGCAAAGTGGGATAGGCTAAAAGAGACatttaaaggtaaatatcaAGAAGCAAACAGATTAGTTAAAAGAAAGTCAAGAGCTGACAAACGAGCCTTCATGGACAACCTAGCTAGCCAGGCAGAAGAGGCTGCAAAGGCTGGTGAGCACGGCAAAGTATAG